A genomic stretch from Anaerolinea thermophila UNI-1 includes:
- a CDS encoding alpha amylase N-terminal ig-like domain-containing protein: MRNSVLRTVLSLFILLNLLLVPAGVQPVTAAPAAAPAVSWCAAGTFNGWNNTGQPLYDDGTHGDLLAGDGVYSVALTPAAGDYFWKAVECGNWDNSYPAGNDSWFTADGTSPVVLTFDTNNHASDAGWALTPARNIVNVLGGVLPASFTVVGHFQGWNNANPDTVMTPLGRGLYRLAYTFTESGTTEVKITETGSWARQYTVNGRQTDGGTLVLNYTAGQTYIFLLDTNTGRWGAFLNGSSTGDWCAAGDFNGWNNAGLPMVDDGTQGDLLGGDGIFSAEVTVATAGRYEWKAFHCGTWNGVPNANSWFHTSSDGQKVIFTLDTNDHASDAGAKLLPAQNIVNVLGDTLPASLNVVGSFQGWNPSDVNYTMQKVGNWAVLVKPLAKGTYEGKITSTGNWDAFGADGRNVNAANVAFQVFANNDPVTFLLDTVSGRMLIYAPVSAQAAHDNEIWGGDLYHDSRSTFYRTPGGPVPAGTAVTLRFRAAKNDLTGVQVRVYNDRTNTQTLLNMTRITEDDRYEYWEVTLPASSDPTVFWYRFIAMDGTARAYYEDDPSRDGGVGQTFASSPDNSWQVSVYDPAFQTPDWAKHAIIYQIFPDRFRDGNTANNKPAGTFFYNEPGGTVFRSLDPEGDWNTPVCDPRASGACQGTYSKNFYGGDLQGLIDQLDYLQSLGITAIYLNPIFESPSNHGYDTTDYGKINPFLGDLPTFQTLVTEAHNRNIRIILDGVFNHTSSDSIYFDRYGRYETVGACESPSSPYRSWYFFTDVTPGTGVCAGSDGTPNAATYRSWWGYDSLPILNSANPQVRQFIWNALTTDPIAKYWMQWADGWRLDVAGDIDQGTINSPENDYWEGFRQAVHAVKPDAYIIGEEWGNATSWILGGEWDAVMNYQFSTAVLGFWRDEPFVDNDHNSASSAGIIQPLTPSQLDARLKNLAERYPPEALYAMMNLLGSHDTNRALFMLDHNTDQNNPTLYQNPNYDWSDAITRLKGVALLQMTLPGAPTIYYGDEIGLVGPVAYDGSTWQDDPYNRQPYPWLDETGTPFYAHLQSTTARQDLFNYYAALINARKSYDALSIGDFRTLLTDDANGVYAFGRKSAASAAVVVLNRSTSPRNVVLDLSGYLPAGKQFSEVLSGANYTVAANGTLTLSSVPARGGMVLVATLSETAPAAVSDLHVTAEGDGTVSLAWSAVSGAGRYDIYRSLVSGGGYQKVGETASTTFTDTGLTNATRYYYVVVAVDTTTLLQSGYSNEAMGLPHLNIGWANLQWPPSIIHTIGTTPTQYIYGQVWINGVTSQPGATPGLLAQVGYGPDGSDPSAGTGWIWVNAEFNDDAGNNDEFRGQLLPEAVGTFDYAYRYSTDGGNTWLYADLDGTGNGYDPAQAGALTVNASSDTEAPTAPTLSIVHWTPTSIHLSWMASTDNAAVYAYDIYRSLTSGGAGEKIARVLAPATTYVDTSVVAGTTYYYTVKALDTSFNASPLSNEAGQKAEGRLVEVTFNVTVPSFTTGTVYFTRAINSDGTVGDWNAAAVPLTQVDATHWRLVANLLDGQTVEFKFTRGSWDTVIKGANGNEELSNLSLTVTHDQTTGKQTFDYTVQNWRDPLITAFTPADASSHASAPAITWTWSQAINPADLKGTLERKVGTNWVPVAGTVTYDSGTLTCTFTPAQALPYNTQYRVTVSGQVDAGNDVQQVTYQWQFTIQPFVLYFPQVYRAP; this comes from the coding sequence ATGCGAAATTCTGTCTTGCGTACGGTGTTGAGTTTGTTCATCCTGCTCAACCTGTTGTTGGTTCCGGCTGGCGTTCAGCCGGTGACTGCCGCTCCCGCCGCCGCTCCGGCGGTTTCGTGGTGCGCGGCAGGGACGTTCAACGGCTGGAATAACACCGGTCAGCCGCTCTATGACGACGGCACCCACGGCGACCTGCTGGCAGGCGATGGGGTGTACTCGGTTGCCCTGACGCCCGCCGCCGGGGACTACTTTTGGAAAGCCGTCGAGTGCGGCAACTGGGATAATTCCTACCCCGCCGGAAATGATTCCTGGTTCACCGCCGACGGCACCAGCCCGGTGGTGCTGACCTTCGATACCAACAACCACGCCAGCGATGCCGGCTGGGCGCTCACGCCCGCCCGGAACATCGTCAACGTGCTGGGCGGTGTCCTGCCGGCTTCGTTCACCGTGGTGGGTCACTTCCAGGGATGGAACAACGCCAATCCTGACACGGTGATGACGCCGCTGGGACGCGGGCTGTACCGCCTGGCGTATACTTTCACCGAAAGCGGCACCACCGAGGTCAAGATCACCGAGACGGGCAGTTGGGCGCGCCAGTACACCGTCAACGGACGCCAAACCGATGGCGGCACGCTGGTGCTGAACTACACCGCCGGTCAGACCTACATCTTCCTGCTGGATACCAACACCGGACGCTGGGGGGCTTTCCTCAACGGCAGTTCTACCGGCGACTGGTGTGCGGCGGGCGATTTCAACGGCTGGAACAATGCCGGTCTCCCCATGGTGGATGACGGCACCCAGGGCGACCTGCTGGGCGGCGATGGCATCTTCTCCGCCGAGGTGACCGTGGCGACCGCCGGGCGCTACGAATGGAAAGCCTTCCACTGCGGCACCTGGAACGGCGTTCCCAATGCCAACTCGTGGTTCCACACCTCCAGCGATGGACAAAAGGTCATCTTCACCCTGGACACCAATGATCACGCCAGCGATGCCGGCGCCAAACTTCTGCCGGCGCAGAACATCGTCAACGTGCTGGGCGATACCCTGCCGGCTTCCTTAAATGTGGTGGGGTCGTTCCAGGGATGGAATCCCAGCGACGTGAATTACACCATGCAGAAGGTGGGCAACTGGGCGGTGCTGGTCAAGCCACTTGCCAAAGGAACGTATGAGGGTAAGATTACCTCAACCGGCAATTGGGACGCCTTTGGCGCGGATGGGCGCAATGTGAATGCCGCCAACGTTGCCTTCCAGGTCTTTGCCAATAATGATCCGGTGACCTTCCTGCTGGATACGGTCAGCGGGCGCATGCTCATTTACGCGCCGGTGTCTGCTCAAGCCGCCCACGATAACGAAATTTGGGGCGGCGACCTGTATCACGACAGCCGCAGTACCTTCTACCGCACTCCGGGCGGTCCCGTGCCGGCCGGTACGGCGGTGACCCTGCGCTTCCGCGCGGCGAAGAACGACCTGACCGGCGTGCAGGTGCGCGTGTACAACGACCGCACCAACACCCAAACCCTGCTCAACATGACCCGCATTACCGAAGACGACCGCTACGAGTACTGGGAAGTCACCCTGCCCGCCAGCAGTGACCCCACCGTCTTCTGGTATCGCTTCATTGCCATGGACGGCACGGCGCGGGCGTACTACGAGGATGATCCCAGCCGCGATGGCGGGGTTGGGCAGACCTTTGCCTCCAGCCCGGATAACTCGTGGCAGGTGAGCGTCTATGATCCTGCCTTCCAAACCCCCGACTGGGCAAAGCACGCCATCATTTATCAGATTTTCCCCGACCGCTTCCGCGACGGCAATACAGCCAATAACAAGCCCGCTGGCACGTTCTTCTACAATGAACCCGGCGGCACGGTCTTCCGCTCCCTCGACCCCGAGGGCGACTGGAACACGCCGGTGTGCGATCCGCGCGCTTCGGGAGCCTGCCAGGGGACGTACTCCAAGAATTTCTACGGCGGCGACCTGCAGGGCTTGATTGACCAGCTGGATTACCTGCAGAGTTTGGGCATCACCGCCATCTACCTGAACCCTATCTTTGAGTCGCCGTCCAACCACGGCTACGACACCACCGATTACGGCAAAATCAACCCCTTCCTGGGCGACCTGCCCACCTTCCAGACGCTGGTCACCGAAGCCCACAACCGCAACATCCGCATCATTCTGGACGGGGTGTTTAACCACACTTCTTCCGACAGCATTTACTTTGACCGCTACGGGCGTTATGAGACGGTGGGCGCCTGCGAAAGCCCGTCCTCGCCCTACCGCAGCTGGTACTTCTTCACCGACGTGACCCCCGGCACGGGCGTGTGCGCCGGTTCGGACGGCACCCCCAACGCCGCTACCTACCGCTCATGGTGGGGCTATGACAGCCTGCCCATTCTCAACTCGGCGAATCCCCAAGTGCGCCAGTTCATCTGGAACGCGCTGACCACCGACCCGATTGCCAAGTACTGGATGCAGTGGGCAGATGGCTGGCGCCTGGATGTGGCGGGCGATATTGACCAGGGCACCATCAACAGCCCGGAGAACGACTACTGGGAAGGCTTCCGCCAAGCCGTGCATGCCGTCAAACCCGACGCCTACATCATCGGCGAGGAATGGGGCAACGCCACCTCGTGGATTTTGGGCGGCGAGTGGGACGCGGTGATGAACTACCAGTTCAGCACAGCGGTGCTGGGCTTCTGGCGCGATGAGCCGTTTGTGGATAACGACCACAACTCGGCTTCCTCGGCGGGCATCATCCAGCCGCTGACGCCCTCGCAGTTGGACGCGCGCCTGAAGAACCTCGCCGAGCGTTACCCGCCCGAGGCGCTGTACGCCATGATGAACCTGCTGGGCAGTCACGATACCAACCGCGCGCTGTTCATGCTGGATCACAACACGGACCAGAACAACCCGACGCTCTACCAGAACCCCAACTACGATTGGAGCGATGCCATCACCCGCCTGAAGGGCGTTGCCCTCTTGCAGATGACCCTGCCCGGCGCGCCCACCATCTACTACGGCGATGAAATTGGTCTGGTGGGCCCGGTAGCCTACGACGGTTCGACCTGGCAGGACGACCCCTACAACCGCCAGCCCTATCCGTGGCTGGACGAGACCGGCACGCCCTTCTACGCGCACCTGCAGTCCACGACCGCGCGCCAGGACCTCTTCAATTACTACGCCGCGCTGATTAACGCGCGCAAATCCTACGACGCGCTGAGCATTGGCGATTTCCGCACCCTGCTGACGGACGACGCCAACGGCGTGTACGCCTTCGGGCGCAAGAGCGCCGCGTCTGCGGCGGTGGTGGTGCTGAACCGCAGTACCAGCCCGCGCAATGTGGTGCTTGACCTGAGCGGCTACCTGCCTGCGGGCAAGCAGTTTAGCGAAGTCCTCAGCGGAGCGAACTACACGGTTGCGGCGAACGGCACGCTGACCCTGAGCAGTGTGCCTGCGCGCGGCGGCATGGTGCTGGTGGCAACCCTGAGCGAAACCGCTCCCGCCGCAGTGAGCGACCTGCACGTCACTGCGGAAGGCGACGGCACTGTCTCGCTGGCGTGGAGCGCGGTGAGCGGCGCGGGACGCTACGACATCTACCGCAGTCTGGTTTCGGGCGGCGGTTATCAGAAGGTCGGCGAGACTGCCTCGACCACCTTCACCGATACCGGCTTGACCAACGCCACCCGCTACTACTACGTGGTGGTGGCGGTGGATACGACCACGCTTCTGCAAAGCGGCTACTCCAACGAAGCCATGGGCTTGCCGCACCTCAACATCGGCTGGGCGAACCTGCAATGGCCCCCCAGCATCATCCATACCATCGGCACCACGCCTACGCAATACATCTACGGGCAGGTGTGGATTAACGGCGTCACCAGTCAGCCCGGCGCCACCCCCGGCTTGCTGGCGCAGGTGGGCTACGGTCCCGACGGCTCTGACCCCAGCGCCGGCACGGGCTGGATTTGGGTGAACGCTGAATTTAACGACGATGCCGGCAACAACGACGAGTTCCGCGGGCAACTTCTGCCTGAGGCGGTGGGCACCTTTGACTACGCTTACCGCTACTCCACCGATGGCGGCAATACCTGGCTGTACGCCGACCTGGACGGCACCGGCAACGGCTACGATCCTGCTCAGGCGGGCGCGCTGACGGTGAATGCTTCCAGCGACACCGAAGCCCCCACGGCGCCGACACTGAGCATTGTCCACTGGACGCCTACCAGCATCCATCTCTCGTGGATGGCATCCACCGATAACGCGGCGGTGTACGCCTACGACATCTACCGCAGTCTCACCAGCGGCGGCGCAGGCGAGAAGATTGCCCGTGTGCTGGCGCCTGCCACTACCTATGTGGACACCTCGGTGGTGGCGGGGACGACCTACTACTACACCGTCAAAGCCCTGGATACGTCCTTCAACGCCTCGCCGCTTTCCAACGAGGCCGGACAGAAAGCCGAAGGACGCCTGGTCGAGGTGACCTTCAACGTGACCGTGCCGTCCTTCACCACGGGTACGGTGTACTTCACCCGCGCCATCAACTCCGATGGCACGGTGGGCGACTGGAACGCCGCCGCCGTCCCGCTGACGCAGGTGGACGCCACCCACTGGCGGCTGGTTGCCAACCTGCTGGATGGGCAGACGGTGGAGTTTAAGTTCACCCGCGGTTCGTGGGATACGGTCATCAAGGGTGCCAACGGTAACGAGGAATTGAGCAACCTCTCGCTGACGGTGACCCACGACCAGACCACCGGCAAGCAGACTTTTGATTACACCGTGCAGAACTGGCGCGACCCGCTCATCACTGCCTTTACCCCGGCGGACGCTTCCTCGCATGCTTCCGCGCCCGCCATCACCTGGACGTGGAGTCAAGCCATTAACCCCGCCGACCTGAAAGGCACGCTGGAACGCAAGGTGGGCACGAACTGGGTGCCGGTCGCCGGTACGGTGACTTACGACAGCGGCACGCTGACCTGCACCTTCACCCCGGCGCAAGCCCTGCCGTACAACACGCAGTACCGCGTGACGGTCAGCGGTCAGGTGGATGCCGGCAACGATGTCCAGCAGGTCACCTACCAGTGGCAGTTCACCATCCAGCCGTTTGTGCTGTACTTCCCGCAGGTGTACCGCGCGCCATGA
- the rlmB gene encoding 23S rRNA (guanosine(2251)-2'-O)-methyltransferase RlmB: MKEWICGRNAVYETLRARRRQFFRLLIASGVEEKGRIEEILALCAARRVPVSRVPRPQLDSLSESHQGVALECSGYPYAGLHDILALARQRGEPLLALGLDLIQNPQNLGTLLRSAEAVGAHGVVIPLARAAGITPAVVQASSGASEHLLVAQANLAQALETFKEEADAWVVGLEGSPESEPYDRVRLDGALVLVVGNEGEGMRPLVRRHCDVLVSLPMRGKIESLNAAVAGSIMLYKALEARSRREEAV, from the coding sequence GTGAAAGAGTGGATTTGCGGTCGCAACGCTGTCTATGAGACCCTGCGCGCCCGCCGCAGGCAGTTCTTCCGCCTGCTGATTGCCAGCGGGGTGGAAGAAAAGGGCAGAATTGAAGAAATCCTTGCCCTGTGCGCCGCGCGGCGGGTGCCGGTTTCCCGCGTGCCGCGCCCTCAACTGGACAGTTTGAGCGAGAGCCATCAGGGGGTGGCGCTGGAGTGTTCGGGCTACCCCTACGCCGGTTTGCACGACATTCTGGCGCTGGCGCGTCAGCGCGGCGAGCCTCTGCTGGCGCTGGGGCTGGACTTGATTCAAAATCCGCAGAATTTGGGGACGCTCCTGCGCAGTGCTGAAGCCGTGGGCGCGCACGGGGTGGTCATTCCCCTGGCGCGGGCGGCGGGGATTACCCCCGCGGTGGTGCAAGCCTCATCGGGCGCCAGCGAGCATCTGCTGGTTGCCCAAGCCAACCTGGCGCAGGCGCTGGAGACTTTCAAGGAAGAAGCCGATGCCTGGGTGGTGGGGCTGGAAGGCTCGCCTGAGTCCGAGCCGTATGACCGTGTGCGCCTGGACGGCGCGCTGGTGCTGGTGGTGGGCAACGAGGGCGAGGGCATGCGCCCGCTGGTGCGCCGTCACTGTGATGTGCTGGTGAGTTTGCCCATGCGCGGCAAAATCGAATCGCTCAATGCGGCGGTGGCAGGCTCGATCATGCTGTACAAGGCGCTGGAAGCCCGCTCGCGCCGCGAGGAAGCGGTGTAG
- the cysS gene encoding cysteine--tRNA ligase gives MALKIYNTLTRKKEPFETLEPGKVRMYVCGPTVYNKAHVGHAMSALVFDIIRRYLEYRGYQVKHAMNYTDVDDKIILRASQLGMDPFALAETYIQEYRKNLEDLNVLPATINPRATQEIDQIIAIIQGLIEKGYAYPAPNGDVYFRVTRDEDYGRLSGRKLDEMQAGARIEVGEQKEHPMDFALWKAAKPGEPAWDSPWGKGRPGWHIECSAMNLHHLGEQIDIHGGGNDLIFPHHENEIAQSESYTGKPFARYWVHNGMLQFGGEKMSKSLGNLVTIEEFLARHDADVLRLMVLNSGYRAPLTFNDDVIEQTERALERLKSALRPALPGAAGISAEAVKALEEQARAARAGFEEAMDDDFNTAGALSHLFELVRAINSARTEGATDEQLRVGQDVLRELAGVLGLRLRMEEEKPQEAAPFIDLLIEVRTELRKQKLWALSDLIRDRLTALGVTLEDTREGTTWRYQK, from the coding sequence ATGGCTTTAAAAATTTACAATACCCTGACCCGCAAGAAAGAACCCTTCGAGACTCTCGAACCGGGTAAGGTTCGCATGTATGTATGCGGTCCGACGGTGTACAACAAAGCCCACGTGGGACATGCCATGTCGGCGCTGGTGTTCGACATCATCCGCCGCTACCTGGAGTACCGCGGCTATCAGGTCAAACACGCCATGAACTACACCGATGTGGACGACAAGATTATCCTGCGCGCCAGCCAGTTGGGTATGGATCCCTTTGCGCTGGCGGAGACCTACATTCAGGAATACCGCAAGAATCTGGAAGACCTGAACGTCCTGCCGGCTACCATCAACCCGCGCGCCACGCAGGAAATTGACCAGATTATCGCCATCATCCAGGGCTTGATCGAGAAGGGCTACGCCTACCCCGCCCCCAACGGCGATGTGTACTTCCGCGTGACCCGCGACGAGGACTACGGACGCCTTTCGGGCAGGAAACTGGACGAGATGCAAGCCGGCGCGCGCATCGAGGTGGGCGAGCAGAAGGAACACCCCATGGACTTTGCCCTGTGGAAAGCCGCCAAGCCCGGCGAACCCGCCTGGGACAGCCCCTGGGGCAAGGGACGCCCCGGCTGGCACATTGAATGCTCGGCGATGAACCTGCACCACCTCGGCGAGCAGATTGACATCCACGGCGGCGGCAACGACCTCATCTTCCCGCACCACGAGAACGAGATTGCCCAGTCCGAGTCCTACACCGGCAAGCCCTTTGCCCGCTACTGGGTGCATAACGGCATGTTGCAGTTCGGCGGCGAGAAGATGTCCAAGTCGCTGGGCAACCTGGTGACCATTGAGGAATTCCTTGCCCGGCACGATGCCGACGTCCTGCGTCTGATGGTGCTGAACTCCGGCTACCGCGCGCCGTTGACCTTCAACGACGATGTCATCGAGCAGACCGAGCGCGCGCTGGAGCGCCTGAAATCGGCTCTGCGTCCGGCACTGCCGGGGGCGGCGGGCATCTCCGCCGAGGCGGTGAAAGCCCTGGAAGAGCAGGCGCGCGCCGCCCGTGCGGGTTTTGAAGAAGCCATGGATGACGACTTCAACACCGCCGGGGCGCTCAGCCATCTCTTTGAACTGGTGCGTGCCATCAACTCCGCCCGCACCGAGGGCGCTACCGATGAGCAACTGCGCGTGGGGCAGGACGTCCTGCGCGAACTGGCGGGAGTGCTGGGCTTGCGCCTGCGCATGGAAGAGGAAAAACCGCAGGAAGCCGCGCCTTTCATTGACCTGCTGATTGAAGTGCGCACCGAACTGCGCAAGCAGAAACTCTGGGCGCTTTCCGATTTAATCCGCGACCGCCTGACCGCGCTGGGCGTGACGCTGGAAGACACCCGCGAAGGCACTACCTGGCGGTATCAGAAGTGA
- a CDS encoding PIN/TRAM domain-containing protein, with product MSADFVARLIGMIVFSILGVYLGTHLGRLANETPSEFVFSVEQYAFTIGMVGALIGLILTPYLTTRPIKSLRMQLSRLSTRSLLASLIGLIVGLIIAALLSFPLSLLPAPFGQVMPFIGVLIMAYLGVSVFLTRQDDLFSMVQGFSRGGAAGAEGGAPMAERTILLDTSVIIDGRIADIARTGFLPGSLLIPRFVLNELQYIADSSDTLRRQRGRRGMEVLAQLQKEPGIPVRITDLDVEGVREVDDKLVILARQLRCPILTNDYNLNRIAELQGVTILNINELANAVKSVLLPGEMLQVRIIQEGKEPSQGVAYMDDGTMVVVENGRDYMDQEINVVVTKVLQTAAGRMIFARPERENE from the coding sequence ATGAGCGCTGATTTTGTGGCTCGCCTGATTGGCATGATTGTCTTTTCCATCCTCGGCGTGTACCTTGGGACGCATCTGGGCAGGCTGGCAAATGAAACCCCCAGCGAGTTTGTTTTTTCCGTTGAGCAGTACGCCTTCACCATCGGCATGGTAGGCGCTTTGATTGGACTCATTCTTACCCCTTATCTCACCACTCGCCCCATCAAGTCTCTGCGCATGCAGTTGAGCCGTCTGTCCACCCGCTCTCTGCTGGCATCGCTCATCGGCTTGATTGTGGGCTTGATCATCGCCGCTTTGCTCTCGTTTCCGCTTTCGCTGTTGCCTGCACCCTTCGGGCAGGTGATGCCTTTCATCGGCGTGCTGATCATGGCGTATCTGGGCGTTTCGGTCTTCCTTACCCGTCAGGATGACCTGTTCAGCATGGTACAGGGTTTTTCCCGAGGCGGAGCGGCTGGCGCAGAGGGCGGCGCCCCAATGGCGGAGCGCACCATCCTGCTGGATACCAGCGTAATTATTGACGGGCGCATTGCCGATATTGCCCGCACCGGCTTTTTGCCGGGCTCTCTGCTCATCCCGCGCTTTGTGCTGAACGAACTGCAGTACATTGCCGATTCTTCGGATACCCTGCGCCGTCAGCGCGGCAGACGCGGCATGGAAGTGCTGGCGCAACTGCAGAAGGAGCCGGGCATTCCGGTGCGCATCACCGACCTGGATGTGGAAGGCGTGCGCGAGGTGGACGACAAACTGGTCATCCTTGCCCGCCAACTGCGCTGTCCCATCCTCACCAACGACTACAACCTCAACCGCATCGCCGAACTGCAGGGCGTGACCATCCTGAACATCAACGAACTGGCAAACGCGGTGAAATCCGTCCTGTTGCCGGGCGAGATGTTGCAGGTGCGCATCATTCAGGAAGGCAAAGAGCCTTCTCAGGGCGTTGCCTACATGGATGACGGCACGATGGTGGTGGTGGAGAACGGGCGCGATTACATGGATCAGGAAATTAATGTGGTGGTGACCAAAGTTCTGCAAACCGCCGCCGGGCGCATGATTTTTGCCCGTCCTGAACGTGAAAACGAATAA
- a CDS encoding CPBP family intramembrane glutamic endopeptidase, with protein sequence MKAENRDFPLLFFLLTLGFSWLFWTPLALQAHGWLTLPAPLADFLAGAFNPAPWMPSLMGILLTLIYEGWQGLTAWLKNGLNPRRLGRAGWLMTIFLPLGIFLGAHLIEALIRQHPPDLSVLSNPPLALFAPLVILFTSGPLQEEFGWRGFALPRLLRRFNALTASVWLGFFWWLWHLPLVFIPGKFMVSTLTLFLLLLVEIVLTAVLMTWVYRRTQHSILAALVFHTVMNYSIWVLLPSMQVSAGLILITCALLALAVAGLVLREERQQSQLA encoded by the coding sequence ATGAAGGCAGAAAACCGTGATTTCCCCTTACTCTTTTTCCTGCTGACACTGGGCTTTTCCTGGCTCTTCTGGACGCCACTGGCACTGCAGGCACATGGATGGCTCACCCTGCCCGCCCCGCTGGCGGATTTCCTCGCCGGTGCGTTCAACCCCGCGCCGTGGATGCCCTCGCTGATGGGCATCCTGCTGACCCTCATCTATGAGGGCTGGCAGGGACTGACCGCATGGCTGAAGAACGGCTTGAACCCGCGCCGTCTGGGGCGCGCCGGCTGGCTGATGACAATCTTCCTGCCGCTGGGCATCTTCCTGGGCGCGCACCTCATCGAAGCCCTCATCCGCCAGCATCCGCCGGACCTGAGCGTTCTTTCCAACCCGCCCCTGGCGCTGTTTGCCCCGCTGGTCATCCTCTTCACCAGCGGACCGCTTCAGGAAGAGTTCGGCTGGCGCGGCTTTGCCCTGCCGCGGTTGTTGCGCCGTTTCAACGCCCTGACCGCCAGTGTGTGGCTGGGCTTTTTCTGGTGGCTGTGGCACCTGCCACTGGTGTTCATCCCCGGGAAATTCATGGTGAGCACCCTGACCCTGTTTCTGCTCCTGCTGGTGGAGATTGTGCTGACTGCTGTTCTGATGACCTGGGTGTACCGCCGCACGCAACACAGCATCCTGGCGGCGCTGGTCTTTCACACGGTGATGAATTACTCCATCTGGGTGCTCCTGCCGTCCATGCAGGTTTCCGCAGGGCTGATTCTCATCACCTGCGCTCTGCTGGCACTGGCAGTTGCCGGGCTGGTCCTGCGGGAAGAACGGCAACAGAGTCAACTGGCATGA
- the serC gene encoding phosphoserine transaminase has translation MSTYKRVHNFNAGPSILPEPVLLQAQAEMLDYQGTGMSVMEMSHRSKEFEAIIQTAEADLRELLGIPQNYKVMFLQGGASLQFAMLAMNLRPAGASADYIVTGAWSRTALKEAQKLGTTRVVFNGEGENFTRLPEPAELQFDPNAAYVHFCHNETIHGVEFKSEPVVPEGVPLVCDMSSDFLSQPVDVSKYGLIYAGAQKNAGPAGVTIVIIREDLLARVPEKMPVMLDYKVLAESGSLHNTPPCYAIYITGLVLKWLKNLGGLNAMYEINREKSEMVYRAIDESGGYYRGHARPEARSIMNIPFRMASEELEDLFVKEAKKADLIGLKGHRSVGGLRASLYNALPVASARALVEFMKDFQQRHG, from the coding sequence ATGAGCACCTACAAACGCGTTCACAATTTCAATGCCGGACCGTCCATTCTCCCCGAGCCTGTGTTGTTGCAGGCTCAGGCGGAGATGCTTGACTATCAGGGCACCGGCATGTCGGTAATGGAGATGTCTCACCGCTCCAAAGAGTTCGAAGCCATCATCCAGACCGCCGAAGCCGACCTCCGCGAACTGCTGGGCATTCCTCAGAATTACAAAGTGATGTTCCTGCAGGGCGGCGCCAGTTTGCAGTTTGCCATGCTGGCAATGAACCTGCGCCCCGCCGGCGCCTCGGCGGATTACATCGTCACCGGCGCATGGAGTCGTACCGCGCTCAAAGAAGCCCAGAAACTGGGCACCACCCGCGTGGTCTTCAACGGCGAGGGCGAGAACTTCACCCGCCTGCCCGAACCTGCCGAGTTGCAGTTTGACCCCAACGCGGCGTACGTGCACTTCTGCCACAACGAGACCATTCACGGCGTGGAGTTCAAGAGCGAGCCGGTCGTCCCCGAAGGCGTGCCGCTGGTGTGCGATATGTCGTCCGATTTCCTCAGCCAGCCGGTAGATGTGAGCAAATACGGGCTGATTTACGCCGGCGCGCAGAAGAACGCCGGTCCCGCAGGCGTGACCATTGTGATCATCCGCGAGGATTTGCTGGCGCGCGTCCCCGAGAAAATGCCCGTGATGCTGGATTACAAAGTGCTGGCGGAGAGCGGTTCTCTGCACAACACCCCGCCCTGCTACGCCATCTACATCACCGGGCTGGTGCTGAAGTGGCTGAAGAACCTCGGCGGGCTGAACGCCATGTACGAAATCAACCGCGAGAAGTCCGAGATGGTGTACCGCGCCATTGACGAGAGCGGCGGCTACTACCGCGGACATGCCCGCCCCGAAGCCCGCTCCATCATGAACATCCCCTTCCGCATGGCGAGCGAGGAACTCGAAGACCTGTTCGTCAAGGAAGCCAAGAAAGCCGACCTGATTGGCTTGAAGGGACACCGCTCGGTGGGCGGCTTGCGCGCCTCGCTCTACAATGCCCTGCCGGTAGCCTCTGCCCGCGCGCTGGTGGAGTTCATGAAAGACTTCCAGCAACGCCACGGCTAA